From a single Paenibacillus sp. FSL R5-0345 genomic region:
- a CDS encoding YhcN/YlaJ family sporulation lipoprotein, with product MRKSMCLLLVLLLLTSCGIANKKTSPSPQNKQSANAVKGPGNHEVRQLSNDGVTNPKATSKAGQAVSVKGESEIALKDHFEQLAKRVPGVNGAHCVVMNKVAIVGLDVEGSLERSRVGSIKYSVAEAIRKDPRSVRALVTADMDLSSRLADMSRHISEGHPISGFSSELADIIGRIMPQLPEDTKPRKNAQ from the coding sequence ATGAGAAAATCAATGTGTCTGTTGCTGGTACTGCTGCTACTGACAAGCTGCGGTATCGCTAATAAAAAGACATCACCCTCTCCTCAGAATAAACAATCAGCGAATGCTGTAAAGGGTCCGGGGAACCATGAGGTTCGACAATTGTCCAATGATGGTGTGACTAATCCTAAGGCCACCTCAAAAGCTGGTCAAGCCGTTAGTGTTAAGGGCGAAAGTGAAATTGCACTTAAGGACCATTTTGAACAGTTAGCAAAAAGAGTCCCTGGTGTGAATGGTGCACACTGTGTAGTCATGAACAAGGTGGCCATCGTTGGTCTTGACGTAGAAGGTTCTCTAGAACGGTCACGGGTAGGAAGCATTAAATATTCTGTAGCGGAAGCTATTCGCAAAGACCCAAGAAGTGTACGTGCGCTTGTCACAGCCGATATGGATCTCTCCAGCAGATTAGCAGACATGAGTCGCCATATCTCCGAGGGACATCCGATTTCCGGATTTTCATCCGAATTGGCTGATATCATCGGTCGAATCATGCCGCAGCTGCCAGAAGATACAAAACCGCGAAAAAATGCACAGTAG
- a CDS encoding pyridoxamine 5'-phosphate oxidase family protein — translation MSEAVAQLNETLLSMLQSETFVLLNTVDAESGGPTSTAISWIYAVSPSTVRLAVDHRSRLVNNMKINPLVTITVFGEGTVHAINGTAVVRQDPLQDVPFKMCCFDVEIMAVRNALFYGAQLESAPRYAKVYDGRAAEKLDGQVFAAMKKA, via the coding sequence ATGTCCGAAGCCGTTGCTCAGCTGAACGAAACCTTGTTATCGATGCTGCAATCGGAAACCTTTGTTCTTCTCAACACAGTTGATGCGGAATCAGGAGGTCCAACGTCCACGGCCATATCGTGGATTTATGCAGTTAGTCCTAGTACTGTGCGTCTGGCTGTAGATCATCGTTCCAGACTCGTGAACAACATGAAGATCAACCCTTTAGTAACTATTACTGTGTTTGGTGAGGGAACTGTTCATGCTATTAACGGCACTGCCGTTGTAAGACAGGATCCGCTTCAGGATGTCCCTTTCAAAATGTGCTGCTTTGATGTTGAAATTATGGCGGTGCGTAATGCGCTTTTTTATGGAGCGCAGCTTGAATCCGCCCCAAGATATGCGAAGGTTTATGATGGACGTGCCGCTGAGAAGCTGGACGGACAAGTATTTGCTGCCATGAAAAAAGCCTAG